The following are from one region of the Stanieria sp. NIES-3757 genome:
- a CDS encoding chaperonin Cpn10, with amino-acid sequence MAAISINVSTVKPLGDRVFIKVSASEEKTAGGLYLPDTAKEKPQVGEVVAVGPGKRNDDGGNTPLEVKVGDKVLYSKYAGTDIKLGGEDYVLLSEKDILAAVA; translated from the coding sequence ATGGCAGCTATTTCAATTAATGTTTCAACTGTTAAACCTTTAGGCGATCGCGTATTTATTAAAGTCAGTGCTTCTGAAGAGAAAACTGCTGGTGGGTTATATCTTCCTGACACTGCTAAAGAAAAACCTCAAGTAGGTGAAGTAGTTGCTGTTGGTCCTGGCAAACGCAACGATGATGGCGGTAATACTCCTTTAGAAGTCAAAGTAGGCGATAAAGTTCTCTACTCCAAATATGCTGGAACTGATATCAAACTTGGTGGTGAAGATTACGTTCTCTTATCCGAAAAAGATATTTTAGCAGCCGTTGCTTAA
- the groEL gene encoding chaperonin, 60 kDa protein, giving the protein MAKSIIYNDEARRALERGIDILAESVAVTLGPKGRNVVLEKKFGAPQIVNDGVTIAKEIELEDHIENTGVSLIRQAASKTNDVAGDGTTTATVLAHAIVKEGLRNVAAGANPIALKRGIDKATEYLVDKIAQHAKQIEDSKAIAQVAAISAGNDEEVGSMIAEAMDKVGKEGVISLEEGKSMTTELEITEGMRFDKGYTSPYFVTDTERMEAVLDDPFILITDKKITLVQDLVPVLEQVARQGKPLMIIAEDIEKEALATLVVNRLRGVLNVAAVKAPGFGDRRKQMLEDIAVLTGGQLISEDAGLKLENTKVDMLGKARRITITKDNTTIVAEGNEQAVKARCEQIRRQIDETESSYDKEKLQERLAKLAGGVAVVKVGAATETEMKDRKLRLEDAINATKAAVEEGIVPGGGTTLAHLAPELETWANSNLSNEALTGALIVARALTAPLKRIAENAGQNGAVIAERVKEKDFNVGFNAANNEFVDMFEAGIVDPAKVTRSALQNAASIAGMVLTTECIVVDKPEKDKAPAAPGGGDFDY; this is encoded by the coding sequence ATGGCTAAATCAATTATCTACAACGACGAAGCACGCCGTGCCTTAGAACGAGGAATTGATATTCTAGCAGAATCCGTTGCTGTTACTCTTGGTCCCAAAGGACGTAACGTAGTATTAGAAAAGAAATTTGGCGCACCCCAAATCGTTAACGATGGGGTAACAATCGCCAAAGAAATCGAATTAGAAGATCATATTGAAAATACAGGAGTATCCTTAATTCGTCAAGCTGCTTCCAAAACTAATGATGTTGCAGGTGACGGTACTACCACTGCTACAGTTCTAGCTCACGCGATTGTTAAAGAAGGTTTACGCAACGTTGCTGCTGGTGCTAATCCCATCGCTCTCAAACGAGGAATTGATAAAGCCACTGAATATTTAGTCGACAAAATTGCTCAACACGCTAAGCAAATTGAAGACTCCAAAGCGATCGCGCAAGTTGCTGCTATCTCTGCTGGTAACGATGAAGAAGTAGGTAGCATGATCGCTGAAGCGATGGATAAAGTAGGTAAAGAAGGCGTTATCTCCCTTGAAGAAGGTAAGTCCATGACTACCGAATTAGAAATTACTGAAGGGATGCGCTTTGACAAAGGTTACACCTCTCCTTACTTTGTCACCGATACCGAACGTATGGAAGCAGTTCTGGATGATCCTTTCATCTTGATCACTGATAAAAAAATCACTTTAGTACAAGACTTAGTTCCAGTTTTAGAACAAGTAGCTCGTCAAGGCAAACCCTTGATGATCATCGCTGAAGACATCGAAAAAGAAGCTTTAGCTACTTTAGTTGTCAACCGTCTCCGTGGCGTACTTAATGTAGCAGCAGTAAAAGCTCCTGGTTTTGGCGATCGCCGTAAGCAAATGCTAGAAGATATCGCTGTTCTAACTGGTGGTCAATTAATCTCTGAAGATGCGGGCTTAAAATTAGAAAATACCAAAGTAGATATGCTTGGTAAAGCTCGTCGTATCACCATTACTAAAGACAACACCACTATTGTTGCTGAAGGTAACGAACAAGCTGTTAAAGCTCGTTGCGAACAAATTCGCCGTCAAATCGACGAAACTGAATCTTCCTACGACAAAGAAAAACTTCAAGAACGTCTAGCTAAACTAGCTGGTGGTGTAGCTGTGGTTAAAGTAGGTGCTGCTACTGAAACCGAAATGAAAGACCGCAAACTTCGTTTAGAAGACGCGATCAATGCGACCAAAGCAGCCGTAGAAGAAGGTATTGTTCCTGGTGGTGGTACTACTTTAGCTCACCTCGCTCCTGAACTCGAAACTTGGGCTAATAGCAACCTTTCTAACGAAGCTTTAACTGGTGCTTTAATTGTTGCTCGTGCTTTGACTGCACCTCTGAAAAGAATTGCTGAAAACGCTGGTCAAAACGGCGCGGTAATTGCTGAAAGAGTTAAAGAAAAAGACTTCAACGTTGGCTTCAATGCTGCTAACAACGAATTTGTTGATATGTTTGAAGCAGGTATTGTTGACCCAGCTAAGGTAACTCGTTCCGCTCTTCAAAACGCAGCTTCTATTGCAGGTATGGTCTTAACTACTGAATGTATAGTAGTTGATAAACCTGAAAAAGACAAAGCTCCTGCTGCACCAGGTGGCGGTGACTTCGACTACTAA
- the celE gene encoding Endoglucanase E, protein MKLKKILFIFLFSLAIFIACSDRSLNSQSFQEIAADNSNFQYIGRVNRQNPQAPIFGFPATACLFNFEGTSLKLKLADDNWGGSNYIGVYLDDNPEPIVIHLNSGNEPQIYDIAEGLEDKNHQALIVKRNDYITGEFSFHGILIDSDKNLLSPAQPSNRKIEVYGDSISAGSAVEYEQTGAPDPTGDTNHLSNSYLSFGSMLARDYQAQLSLIAQAGIALVDGYGFWHDGVGMEAIYDKTKPLKDAPSWDFNQYIPNLVIVALGQNDSSSINLNSDLSSTEWKERYKNFVANLRSKYPNAYFICMFPNMYHDRAWDNYLNEAVTEYKNEQQDNKIYSLITEQVTPDHPRTSEQKLMADALKNLIDTTLIKDGFSW, encoded by the coding sequence ATGAAACTCAAAAAAATTTTATTTATTTTCTTATTTAGTTTAGCTATATTTATTGCTTGTAGCGATCGCTCTCTTAACTCCCAAAGTTTTCAAGAAATAGCAGCAGACAATAGCAATTTTCAATACATTGGTAGAGTAAATCGGCAAAATCCTCAAGCTCCAATTTTTGGTTTTCCTGCTACAGCTTGTCTGTTTAATTTTGAAGGTACCAGTTTAAAACTTAAATTAGCAGATGATAACTGGGGAGGAAGTAATTATATTGGTGTTTATTTAGATGATAATCCTGAACCGATTGTTATCCATTTAAATAGTGGTAATGAACCACAAATTTATGACATAGCTGAAGGATTAGAAGATAAAAATCATCAAGCTTTAATTGTTAAAAGAAATGATTATATAACAGGTGAATTTTCTTTTCATGGCATTTTAATTGATAGCGATAAAAATTTACTTTCACCAGCACAACCAAGTAATCGCAAAATTGAAGTTTATGGTGATTCAATTTCGGCAGGTTCAGCAGTAGAATATGAGCAAACAGGCGCACCAGATCCAACAGGTGATACAAATCATCTATCCAATAGTTATCTTTCCTTTGGGTCAATGTTAGCCAGAGATTATCAAGCTCAATTGAGTTTAATTGCTCAAGCAGGAATAGCTTTAGTGGATGGTTATGGTTTTTGGCATGATGGTGTGGGAATGGAAGCCATTTATGATAAAACCAAACCCCTAAAAGATGCACCGAGTTGGGATTTTAATCAATATATTCCTAATTTAGTTATAGTTGCTTTGGGACAAAATGATTCTTCAAGTATCAATCTCAACTCCGACCTAAGCAGTACAGAATGGAAAGAGCGTTACAAAAATTTTGTGGCTAATCTTCGTAGTAAATACCCCAATGCTTATTTTATTTGTATGTTTCCTAATATGTATCACGACCGCGCCTGGGATAATTATTTAAATGAGGCAGTAACCGAATACAAAAACGAACAACAAGACAATAAAATTTATTCCTTAATTACAGAACAAGTTACGCCCGATCATCCTCGAACCAGCGAACAAAAATTAATGGCAGATGCTCTTAAAAATTTAATTGATACCACTTTAATTAAAGATGGTTTTAGTTGGTAA
- a CDS encoding peptidase M24 has product MGIELNEYRLRREQLMAKIGNGTAIFHSAPMATMHNDVEYVFRQNSDFYYLTGFNEPEAVAVLAPHHEEHRFILFVQPKDPEKETWTGYRCGVEGAKEIYGADEAYSIAELDEKLPQYLINADRIFYHLGKDRHFNNVILSHWQRLMSQYQRRGKVPIAIEDTRPITYPMRLVKSPAEIALMRKAAEISAKAHNRAREFAQPGVYEYQVQAEIEHTFRLEGAMGIAYPSIVASGANACILHYIENNRQMQDNELLLIDAGCSYGYYNGDITRTFPVGGKFTPEQKALYELVLEAQLNAIEEVQPGKPYNEFHDIAVCVLVQGLIDLGLLKGDLEEIIQEEKYKPFYMHRTGHWLGLDVHDVGVYKHNEETWQILQPGHILTVEPGIYISPNIQPAEGQPEVPENWRGIGIRIEDDLLVTETGHEILTAAVPKSVAAMETK; this is encoded by the coding sequence ATGGGGATTGAACTAAACGAATATCGTTTACGCCGAGAACAGTTGATGGCAAAAATTGGTAATGGGACGGCTATTTTTCACTCTGCACCAATGGCAACAATGCACAATGACGTTGAATATGTGTTTCGTCAGAATAGTGATTTTTATTATTTAACAGGATTTAATGAACCCGAAGCCGTAGCGGTATTAGCACCCCATCACGAAGAACATCGCTTTATTTTATTTGTTCAACCAAAAGACCCAGAAAAAGAAACTTGGACTGGTTATCGTTGTGGTGTGGAAGGAGCAAAAGAAATCTATGGTGCAGACGAAGCCTATTCGATTGCCGAATTAGATGAGAAATTACCTCAGTATCTTATTAATGCCGATCGCATTTTCTATCATTTGGGCAAGGATCGGCACTTTAATAATGTCATTCTTTCCCATTGGCAAAGATTAATGAGTCAATACCAAAGAAGGGGAAAAGTTCCGATCGCGATTGAAGATACTCGTCCCATTACTTATCCAATGCGATTAGTTAAAAGTCCTGCGGAAATTGCCTTGATGCGTAAAGCAGCCGAAATCTCTGCCAAAGCACACAACCGTGCTAGAGAATTTGCTCAACCAGGAGTTTATGAATATCAAGTCCAAGCAGAAATCGAACATACTTTTCGTTTAGAAGGTGCGATGGGAATTGCTTATCCTTCCATTGTGGCTTCTGGTGCTAATGCTTGCATTCTTCATTACATCGAAAATAATAGGCAGATGCAGGATAACGAATTATTGTTAATTGATGCTGGTTGTTCTTATGGCTATTACAATGGCGACATCACTCGTACTTTTCCTGTAGGTGGAAAGTTTACTCCAGAACAAAAAGCTCTTTACGAACTTGTTTTAGAAGCACAATTAAACGCGATCGAAGAAGTTCAGCCAGGAAAACCTTATAATGAGTTTCACGACATCGCTGTTTGTGTTTTGGTTCAAGGATTAATTGATTTAGGTTTATTGAAAGGAGACTTGGAAGAAATTATTCAAGAAGAAAAATATAAACCTTTCTATATGCACCGTACAGGACATTGGTTAGGTTTAGATGTGCATGATGTCGGTGTCTATAAACACAATGAAGAAACTTGGCAAATTTTGCAACCAGGACATATTTTAACTGTTGAACCAGGAATTTATATTTCCCCAAACATTCAACCTGCTGAAGGACAACCAGAAGTACCAGAAAATTGGCGCGGTATCGGTATTCGCATTGAAGACGATCTTTTAGTCACTGAAACTGGACATGAAATTTTAACTGCTGCCGTACCAAAATCAGTAGCAGCAATGGAAACTAAATAA
- a CDS encoding queuosine biosynthesis protein QueD has product MEEWLIYKEFYFEAAHQLPHHDGKCRRLHGHSWVGRVYVKGDRLITNGSKQGMVIDYGDIKKYLQPLLDNFLDHYYLNETLSLESPTSEMVARWIFEKLETAGLPGLYAVEIRETCTSGCTYQKSNL; this is encoded by the coding sequence GTGGAAGAGTGGTTAATTTACAAAGAATTTTATTTTGAGGCTGCCCATCAGCTACCTCATCATGACGGAAAATGTCGTCGGTTACATGGACATAGTTGGGTAGGACGAGTTTATGTTAAAGGCGATCGCTTGATTACTAATGGCTCAAAACAAGGAATGGTTATCGACTATGGTGATATTAAAAAGTATCTTCAACCATTGTTGGATAATTTTTTAGACCATTACTATCTCAATGAAACTTTGAGTCTAGAAAGTCCTACTAGTGAGATGGTTGCTAGGTGGATTTTTGAGAAGTTGGAAACAGCAGGGTTACCTGGACTTTATGCAGTAGAAATTAGAGAAACTTGTACTTCTGGTTGTACCTACCAGAAAAGTAACCTGTAA